One genomic window of Augochlora pura isolate Apur16 chromosome 5, APUR_v2.2.1, whole genome shotgun sequence includes the following:
- the Nan gene encoding transient receptor potential cation channel subfamily V member nanchung has translation MGNTESNVASGVKKQTDASSIVLYKLVDLKGGGLLVDMMKRATQTKQYAELDHALRTKVEPYLYNKGKGKWIPIEKLVLLRNKDRPKHRMLPPLKAMENPGDYDIDKDMGTEEVDETKIDKTKYRLICWSLGERGAVGETILHLCMLHATAIHIDLAKRLLRFYPKLINDIYMCDEYYGESALHIAIVNEDPALVKLLLDSGADVHERCFGNFMCPEDQKSSRSDSMDHEWVCVTPETNYSGYVYWGEYPLSFAACLGQEECYRLILARGANPDKQDTNGNTVLHMLVIYEKLSTFDMAYEMGASLGIRNAQHLTPLTLSAKLARIEMFFHILNIEREIYWQIGSITCAAYPLSQVDTIDVTTGTISHNSALNLVVFGEKDEHLELMDGILIDLLNAKWNTFVKSRFYRQFFLFCFYFVLSLISFTLRPGPSTVSDDVTTTTYAKTTESFVSDGFPATPTPRSSVSTQFTDDIIATETSAYHRDTSLSEIVERFVVASFNETLRTSLNVTPFFLEKLKLRVVSEVTSTLRNALSTDGNGDDFQAIAPETKNSTIRDLGDKTESLLYAGTDSSSDYVTGSNWWSNITQECRLMQLASVSAKFRITAELLMEIAATLYILAALREARFLGLGMFVENLMTAPSRVMFLFSCCILLSFPFLRLSCADRVEDMLAVVVMLTTAPYFLFFCRGFKTVGPFVVMIYRMIMGDLLRFVSIYLVFVMGFSQAYYIIFLSFDNPNTPEGVDDSMNNPMPSPMESVMAMFLMSMTNFGDYYSAFERTEHEIEAKFLFVLYMAIVAILLVNMLIAMMGNTYQKIAETRNEWQRQWARIVLVVERGVSPEERLKKLMDYSQPMSDGRKALVLRLNQSEEDKEEMKEILEMKRTHDKLYQKRLNKMANRKASRQPEDSVTIPIS, from the exons ATGGGAAATACAGAGAGTAACGTAGCCAGTGGAGTAAAAAAGCAGACGGACGCTTCGTCTATCGTGCTGTACAAGTTGGTCGATTTGAAAG GTGGAGGCTTACTGGTGGACATGATGAAGCGAGCCACGCAGACGAAACAGTACGCCGAACTGGATCATGCTTTGCGCACCAAAGTCGAACCGTATTTATACAACAAGGGAAAAGGGAAATGGATTCCGATCGAGAAATTGGTTTTGCTGCGCAACAAAGATAGACCGAAACATAGAATG CTTCCGCCGTTAAAAGCTATGGAGAATCCGGGCGATTACGATATAGATAAAGACATGGGCACGGAAGAAGTAGACGAGACGAAAATAG ACAAAACGAAGTACAGGTTGATTTGTTGGAGTTTAGGCGAACGAGGCGCAGTCGGAGAAACGATTCTGCACTTGTGTATGCTGCACGCGACTGCTATTCACATCGATCTGGCGAAACGCTTGCTGCGTTTTTATCCGAAACTCATCAATGACATATACATGTGCGACGAGTATTACG GCGAAAGTGCGCTGCACATCGCTATAGTGAACGAGGACCCGGCTTTGGTCAAATTGCTCCTGGATAGCGGCGCGGACGTCCATGAGAGGTGCTTCGGGAACTTCATGTGCCCTGAAGACCAGAAATCTTCGCGATCCGACAGCATGGATCACGAGTGGGTGTGCGTGACTCCGGAGACTAACTACAGCGG GTACGTCTACTGGGGCGAGTACCCTTTGAGTTTCGCGGCCTGTCTGGGCCAGGAAGAATGTTACAGATTGATTTTGGCGAGAGGAGCGAATCCGGACAAACAAGATACGAATGGCAATACTGTTCTACACATGCTGGTCATCTACGAAAAATTG AGCACGTTCGACATGGCGTACGAGATGGGCGCATCTCTGGGGATTAGAAACGCTCAACACCTGACGCCGCTGACGCTATCAGCGAAGCTGGCTAGAATCGAAATGTTTTTCCACATTCTGAACATCGAGAGAGAAATTTACTGGCAGATTGGGAGCATTACCTGCGCGGCATATCCTCTGTCGCAAGTGGACACCATCGACGTTACCACGGGAACCATTAGCCACAATTCGGCCCTGAATCTGGTCGTGTTCGGT GAAAAGGACGAGCATTTGGAACTAATGGACGGAATTCTGATCGACCTGTTGAACGCAAAATGGAACACCTTCGTCAAATCACGATTCTATCGTCAATTTTTTCTGTTCTGTTTCTATTTTGTCCTATCCTTGATCAGTTTTACCCTTCGACCGGGACCTTCTACGGTGTCCGATGACGTCACGACCACCACCTACGCCAAGACTACCGAATCGTTCGTGTCTGATGGATTTCCCGCGACACCGACACCGAGGTCGTCCGTTTCGACCCAGTTTACGGACGATATTATCGCGACCGAAACCTCGGCGTATCATCGCGACACGAGTCTTTCCGAGATAGTCGAGAGATTCGTAGTTGCCAGCTTCAACGAGACCCTGAGAACTTCTTTGAATGTGACGCCGTTCTTCCTCGAGAAACTGAAGCTTCGCGTAGTTTCCGAAGTAACGTCCACGTTGAGAAACGCGTTATCGACCGATGGAAACGGTGATGATTTTCAGGCGATTGCACctgaaacaaaaaattcaacaatCAGAGACCTTGGAGACAAGACGGAGTCGTTGCTCTACGCCGGAACTGACTCCAGCTCCGATTATGTCACTGGTAGCAATTG GTGGAGCAACATTACCCAAGAGTGCAGGCTTATGCAGCTGGCGAGCGTATCGGCAAAGTTTCGAATAACCGCCGAACTGTTGATGGAAATCGCGGCGACGCTTTACATCCTCGCCGCACTGAGAGAGGCCAGGTTCCTCGGTCTCGGCATGTTCGTGGAAAATCTA ATGACCGCACCATCGCGAGTAATGTTCCTCTTCTCTTGTTGCATACTACTATCATTCCCATTCCTGAGATTAAGCTGCGCCGACCGAGTCGAAGACATGCTGGCGGTTGTAGTCATGCTGACCACAGCGCCCTATTTTCTGTTCTTCTGCAGAGGCTTCAAGACAGTCGGGCCTTTTGTCGTCATGATCTACCGAATGATCATGGGCGATCTGTTACGCTTCGTTTCCATTTATTTGGTTTTCGTGATGGGATTTTCCCAAG CCTACTACATCATATTTCTGTCGTTTGACAATCCTAACACGCCGGAAGGCGTCGACGACTCGATGAACAACCCGATGCCGTCGCCGATGGAGAGCGTGATGGCGATGTTCTTGATGAGCATGACAAACTTTGGAGATTATTACAGCGCGTTCGAGAGAACGGAACACGAGATAGAAGCCAAG TTTCTCTTCGTTCTGTACATGGCGATTGTGGCAATACTGCTCGTAAATATGTTGATCGCTATGATGGGGAACACGTATCAGAAGATTGCGGAAACTCGGAATGAATGGCAGAGACAA TGGGCCCGCATAGTTTTGGTGGTGGAGCGAGGAGTGAGTCCAGAGGAGAGGCTGAAAAAATTGATGGATTATTCGCAGCCAATGTCGGACGGTCGAAAAGCTTTGGTGCTTCGTCTGAATCAATCG GAAGAGGATAAAGAGGAAATGAAGGAGATTTTAGAAATGAAGAGGACCCACGACAAGTTGTATCAGAAGCGACTAAATAAAATGGCAAACAGGAAGGCCTCGCGACAACCCGAAGACAGCGTTACGATACCAATATCGTAA
- the LOC144470293 gene encoding putative peptidase C1-like protein F26E4.3 isoform X1 — protein MLPNPPPFIEHTLTLTLKRMRTHRSLVCLLFVQVLSIVNGVPDFSGLPPGPYCADRFPAYGCCTGRQDECSAPILTTTCYCDDFCDRRGEEDCCPDYYSHCRGIDNYPTTQQPPWPTRPTRPSPPETERRCYFEGKYYNYGKSFKRDCNTCNCTSVGLRAEVVCEQNRCLQERELIELINHESPILGWRARNYSEFSGRTLREGMQLRLGTLNPSRSVHKMYSVPRVYDPQSLPRDFDARSRWPLYISGVADQGWCGASWAISSADVASDRFSIMSMGLEDVELSAQHLLSCNNRGQRGCDGGYLDRAWMFMRKFGLVEELCYPWTGTSEQCKLRKRTDLKTAGCMAPSNSLRTELYKVGPAYRLGNETDIMQEILTSGPVQATFRVYQDFFSYESGVYKRSSFTEQDETEEPAYHSVRIIGWGEEESRRGPPLKYWLVANSWGREWGEEGLFRIQRGTDECEIESFVLAVWAKTALPPGTRNLTF, from the exons ATGTTGCCGAATCCACCACCGTTTATCGAGCACACCTTGACGCTAACGCTGA AAAGGATGCGAACCCATCGGAGTTTGGTATGCCTGCTGTTCGTCCAGGTCCTGTCGATCGTAAACGGTGTACCCGACTTTTCGGGATTGCCGCCAGGACCTTACTGCGCCGACAGATTCCCGGCTTACGGATGCTGTACCGGACGGCAGGACGAATGCAGCGCGCCGATCCTTACGACCACCTGCTACTGCGACGATTTCTGCGATCGACGCGGCGAGGAGGATTGTTGTCCGGATTATTATAGTCACTGCAGAGGAATCGACAATTATCCGACGACTCAACAGCCGCCATGGCCGACACGGCCGACACGGCCGTCGCCGCCGGAAACTGAAAGAA GATGCTACTTCGAAGGAAAGTACTACAACTACGGGAAATCGTTCAAACGGGACTGCAACACGTG CAATTGTACATCGGTGGGCTTGCGGGCGGAAGTGGTCTGCGAGCAAAATCGGTGCTTGCAGGAGCGTGAGCTGATAGAGTTGATCAATCATGAGTCTCCTATTCTGGGATGGCGCGCGAGAAATTATTCAGAGTTCTCAGGGAGGACGCTCAGGGAAGGCATGCAGCTTCGTTTAGGTACCCTGAATCCGTCCCGGTCG GTCCACAAGATGTACTCCGTTCCGCGGGTCTACGATCCGCAATCGCTGCCACGTGATTTCGATGCTAGATCCCGTTGGCCTCTCTACATATCTGGCGTCGCGGATCAAGGATGGTGCGGCGCGTCTTGGGCAATTTCGAGCGCGGACGTCGCCTCCGATAGATTTTCTATAATGAGCATGGGATTGGAGGACGTGGAGTTAAGCGCGCAACATTTGCTCTCGTGCAACAACAGAGGCCAACGTGGCTGCGACGGCGGCTACTTGGACCGAGCCTGGATGTTCATGAGGAAGTTCGg ACTGGTCGAGGAATTGTGCTACCCGTGGACAGGAACGAGCGAACAGTGCAAACTCCGAAAGAGGACCGATCTGAAGACTGCTGGTTGCATGGCCCCATCTAACTCGTTACGCACGGAATTGTACAAAGTTGGGCCCGCGTATCGTTTGGGCAATGAGACCGACATCATGCAGGAGATTCTGACTTCTGGACCCGTGCAGG CCACGTTCAGAGTTTACCAAGATTTCTTCTCGTACGAGTCTGGAGTCTACAAACGTTCTTCATTCACGGAACAAGATGAGACGGAGGAGCCTGCTTATCATTCGGTAAGAATAATTGGATGGGGAGAAGAAGAATCTAGACGTGGTCCGCCATTGAAGTACTGG CTGGTAGCAAACTCGTGGGGTCGTGAATGGGGCGAAGAGGGTCTATTCCGCATCCAAAGAGGCACAGACGAATGCGAAATCGAATCTTTCGTCTTGGCAGTGTGGGCAAAAACGGCCTTGCCTCCAGGCACTAGAAATTTGACCTTCTAG
- the LOC144470293 gene encoding putative peptidase C1-like protein F26E4.3 isoform X2, with amino-acid sequence MRTHRSLVCLLFVQVLSIVNGVPDFSGLPPGPYCADRFPAYGCCTGRQDECSAPILTTTCYCDDFCDRRGEEDCCPDYYSHCRGIDNYPTTQQPPWPTRPTRPSPPETERRCYFEGKYYNYGKSFKRDCNTCNCTSVGLRAEVVCEQNRCLQERELIELINHESPILGWRARNYSEFSGRTLREGMQLRLGTLNPSRSVHKMYSVPRVYDPQSLPRDFDARSRWPLYISGVADQGWCGASWAISSADVASDRFSIMSMGLEDVELSAQHLLSCNNRGQRGCDGGYLDRAWMFMRKFGLVEELCYPWTGTSEQCKLRKRTDLKTAGCMAPSNSLRTELYKVGPAYRLGNETDIMQEILTSGPVQATFRVYQDFFSYESGVYKRSSFTEQDETEEPAYHSVRIIGWGEEESRRGPPLKYWLVANSWGREWGEEGLFRIQRGTDECEIESFVLAVWAKTALPPGTRNLTF; translated from the exons ATGCGAACCCATCGGAGTTTGGTATGCCTGCTGTTCGTCCAGGTCCTGTCGATCGTAAACGGTGTACCCGACTTTTCGGGATTGCCGCCAGGACCTTACTGCGCCGACAGATTCCCGGCTTACGGATGCTGTACCGGACGGCAGGACGAATGCAGCGCGCCGATCCTTACGACCACCTGCTACTGCGACGATTTCTGCGATCGACGCGGCGAGGAGGATTGTTGTCCGGATTATTATAGTCACTGCAGAGGAATCGACAATTATCCGACGACTCAACAGCCGCCATGGCCGACACGGCCGACACGGCCGTCGCCGCCGGAAACTGAAAGAA GATGCTACTTCGAAGGAAAGTACTACAACTACGGGAAATCGTTCAAACGGGACTGCAACACGTG CAATTGTACATCGGTGGGCTTGCGGGCGGAAGTGGTCTGCGAGCAAAATCGGTGCTTGCAGGAGCGTGAGCTGATAGAGTTGATCAATCATGAGTCTCCTATTCTGGGATGGCGCGCGAGAAATTATTCAGAGTTCTCAGGGAGGACGCTCAGGGAAGGCATGCAGCTTCGTTTAGGTACCCTGAATCCGTCCCGGTCG GTCCACAAGATGTACTCCGTTCCGCGGGTCTACGATCCGCAATCGCTGCCACGTGATTTCGATGCTAGATCCCGTTGGCCTCTCTACATATCTGGCGTCGCGGATCAAGGATGGTGCGGCGCGTCTTGGGCAATTTCGAGCGCGGACGTCGCCTCCGATAGATTTTCTATAATGAGCATGGGATTGGAGGACGTGGAGTTAAGCGCGCAACATTTGCTCTCGTGCAACAACAGAGGCCAACGTGGCTGCGACGGCGGCTACTTGGACCGAGCCTGGATGTTCATGAGGAAGTTCGg ACTGGTCGAGGAATTGTGCTACCCGTGGACAGGAACGAGCGAACAGTGCAAACTCCGAAAGAGGACCGATCTGAAGACTGCTGGTTGCATGGCCCCATCTAACTCGTTACGCACGGAATTGTACAAAGTTGGGCCCGCGTATCGTTTGGGCAATGAGACCGACATCATGCAGGAGATTCTGACTTCTGGACCCGTGCAGG CCACGTTCAGAGTTTACCAAGATTTCTTCTCGTACGAGTCTGGAGTCTACAAACGTTCTTCATTCACGGAACAAGATGAGACGGAGGAGCCTGCTTATCATTCGGTAAGAATAATTGGATGGGGAGAAGAAGAATCTAGACGTGGTCCGCCATTGAAGTACTGG CTGGTAGCAAACTCGTGGGGTCGTGAATGGGGCGAAGAGGGTCTATTCCGCATCCAAAGAGGCACAGACGAATGCGAAATCGAATCTTTCGTCTTGGCAGTGTGGGCAAAAACGGCCTTGCCTCCAGGCACTAGAAATTTGACCTTCTAG
- the LOC144470295 gene encoding uncharacterized protein LOC144470295 yields MGSRSDSIKDPIYYPSMQEVTATTEASGMTTATAAETTSVTATEGSERSRGSAGSQDLGLEEGNSLKVPRKFITNWRQACDRTRDKTKDLLKRWRTVSSNVDEAVVGPPIPNKQLDHPGWSVHVWTTWVSRFPSDENLAAIEEFAAKGNIKDLAAIQRDKFSHFFTYLLDHDNDGFVNRKDFRMLSERLRRFADWSWNGPEYLRLMEAEQGLAELILQEKHYNASEDGKKISLDEWLRWWAKVVAPAGGTSYNDIPFWLKILPRIFFLAINSSSSGIITKTELGSFYGSVVGLDSNRIAKCLDIAYSSMTSNGDHPLGWSQYQLVFANFLFGRGPFGPGEHFLGLTDSCIIRGNNAPFPIDYAAMNTPKDKLEVYSPHCRSARRSVVV; encoded by the exons ATGGGTAGTCGTTCGGACAGCATAAAGGATCCGATCTATTATCCTTCGATGCAGGAGGTCACGGCAACGACGGAAGCGTCGGGGATGACAACGGCGACGGCAGCGGAAACAACGTCGGTGACGGCGACGGAGGGTAGCGAGAGAAGCAGAGGATCCGCGGGAAGCCAAGATCTGGGTCTCGAGGAAGGCAATTCGTTGAAAGTACCGAGAAAATTTATCACGAATTGGCGACAGGCTTGCGATCGCACACGCGACAAGACCAAGGATTTGTTGAAAAGATGGCGAACGGTATCGAGCAACGTGGACGAGGCGGTAGTTGGGCCACCGATTCCTAATAAGCAATTGGATCATCCTGGCTGGAGCGTACACGTTTGGA CTACCTGGGTGAGCAGATTTCCAAGCGACGAGAATCTGGCGGCGATAGAAGAGTTTGCCGCCAAAGGAAATATAAAGGACCTGGCGGCTATTCAACGGGACAAATTCAGTCACTTTTTCACATATTTGTTGGACCACGACAACGACGGTTTCGTGAACAGAAAAGACTTTCGTATGCTCTCGGAG CGACTGAGAAGATTCGCGGATTGGTCTTGGAACGGGCCGGAGTACTTGCGACTAATGGAAGCAGAGCAGGGTTTGGCCGAGCTGATTCTTCAAGAGAAACACTACAACGCGAGCGAGGATGGCAAGAAGATCAGTTTGGACGAGTGGCTGCGTTGGTGGGCTAAAGTCGTCGCTCCGGCTGGCGGCACCTCTTACAACGACATTCCGTTTTGGCTAAAAATTCTGCCGAGAATATTTTTCCTCGCCATCAACAGCTCGTCGAGTGGAATCATTACGAAGACAGAGCTCGGCTCGTTCTACGGATCCGTTGTCGGCCTCGACTCGAACAGAATCGCCAAGTGTCTGGATATCGCGTACAGTTCCATGACATCG AACGGAGATCATCCTCTGGGTTGGTCGCAGTACCAGCTCGTGTTCGCCAATTTTCTGTTCGGTCGAGGTCCATTCGGTCCTGGAGAACATTTCCTCGGCTTGACGGACTCCTGCATAATCCGAGGCAATAACGCGCCGTTCCCAATCGATTACGCCGCAATGAACACGCCTAAGGACAAGCTGGAAGTGTACAGTCCGCACTGCAGAAGCGCGCGGCGCAGCGTCGTCGTCTGA
- the Rpl15 gene encoding ribosomal protein L15 gives MGAYKYMQELYRKKQSDMLRFLLRIRCWQYRQLTKMHRAPRPSRPDKARRLGYKAKQGFVIFRIRVRRGGRKRPVPKGATYGKPKSHGVNQLKPTRKLQSVAEERVGRRCGGLRVLNSYWVAQDSTYMYYEVILVDPAHKEVRNDPKINWICDAVHKHRELRGKTSAGRSSRGLGKGHRYSQTIGGSRKAAWLRRNSLSLRRKR, from the exons ATGGGTGCATACAAGTATATGCAAGAACTCTATCGTAAGAAGCAGAGCGATATGCTCCGCTTCTTACTACGAATACGATGCTGGCAGTACCGTCAGTTGACTAAAATGCATCGCGCCCCGAGGCCTTCCAGACCCGACAAAGCTCGCCGTTTGGGCTACAAAGCCAAGCAAG GTTTCGTCATATTTAGAATTCGAGTAAGGAGAGGAGGTCGTAAGCGCCCCGTACCCAAGGGAGCAACATATGGCAAACCCAAAAGCCATGGTGTAAACCAACTGAAACCTACCCGGAAGTTACAGTCTGTCGCGGAA GAACGTGTAGGCCGACGCTGCGGAGGTTTACGTGTGTTGAATAGCTACTGGGTTGCCCAGGATTCCACATACATGTATTACGAAGTGATTTTAGTTGACCCTGCACATAAG GAAGTTCGTAATGATCCAAAGATCAATTGGATATGTGATGCTGTTCACAAACACCGTGAACTTCGTGGAAAGACTTCGGCTGGCAGAAGTTCGCGAGGTTTGGGCAAGGGACATCGTTACTCGCAGACTATTGGTGGTTCGCGTAAAGCGGCATGGTTGAGACGGAACTCGTTGTCACTACGCAGGAAGCGGTAG
- the Arpc3a gene encoding actin-related protein 2/3 complex, subunit 3A, translating into MPAYHSSFIENNGNIGNMALLPIRTHFRGPAPPFSKDLDIIDEALYFFKANVFFRTYEIKSDADRVLIYITLYITECLKRLQKCATQAQAANEMHSLAKSKFDIPGDPGFPLNSVYAKPSNPMEADTMRQYLQQIRQETGVRLVEKVYGEDGKPSKWWLCFAKKKFMDKSLSGPGQ; encoded by the exons ATGCCT gcATATCATTCCAGTTTTATAGAAAACAATGGAAACATTGGTAACATGGCGCTTTTGCCGATCCGAACCCATTTTAGGGGTCCAGCACCACCTTTTTCCAAAGATTTAGATATAATCGATGAAGCATTGTATTTCTTCAAagcaaatgtattttttcgaACATACGAAATCAAG AGCGATGCTGATAGAGTTTTAATTTACATCACATTGTACATAACCGAATGCCTGAAAAGGTTGCAGAAATGCGCAACCCAGGCTCAAGCCGCAAACGAAATGCACTCTCTAGCTAAATCAAAATTCGATATTCCTGGCGATCCTGGATTTCCTTTGAATTCTGTGTATGCTAAGCCAAGCAATCCTATGGAAGCAG ACACTATGAGACAGTATTTACAACAAATAAGACAGGAAACCGGTGTCAGACTGGTGGAAAAAGTGTACGGAGAGGATGGCAAACCTAGTAAGTGGTGGCTGTGTTTTGCTAAGAAGAAGTTCATGGATAAGTCATTATCAGGACCTggtcaataa